The Amycolatopsis sp. 195334CR genome window below encodes:
- the lysA gene encoding diaminopimelate decarboxylase, translating to MTLAELLPSLGCAVADRLDAAEWPPGTRIGRDGELVFAGAPVTQLAARFGTPAYLLDEAHVRRQARAYREALPEAEIAFAGKALCTKSVLRWVAEEGLSLDTCSGGEIAVARAAGFPASRILLHGNVKTPEDLKTALEYGVGRIVLDSLDEIEQIGALAHGRQKVLIRVVPGVDGGTHAAITTGTEGQKFGFSLLPRVTDNLDRAVAAVLAQPSLRLTGLHCHLGSQVSRVDAYEQAARRMVEALVHVRATYGLELTHLDLGGGHAVDFDLAGYARRLRVALAYECSVHEFPMPRLTVEPGRAIVARAGITVYRVCAVKRGSRTFVAVDGGMSDNPRPALYGARYTARLANRYSRAERQPMMVVGRHCESGDVLAHDVPLPADVHPGDLIAVPGTGAYHHSLASNYNQVGRPPLVSVRDGVASLLIRRETEEDLLARDLG from the coding sequence GTGACACTCGCCGAGCTGCTGCCCAGCCTGGGCTGTGCCGTCGCGGACCGGCTGGACGCCGCCGAATGGCCGCCCGGCACCCGGATCGGGCGCGACGGTGAACTCGTGTTCGCCGGCGCGCCGGTCACCCAGCTCGCCGCGCGCTTCGGCACGCCCGCGTACCTGCTCGACGAGGCACACGTGCGCCGCCAGGCGCGGGCGTACCGGGAAGCCTTGCCGGAGGCGGAAATCGCCTTCGCGGGCAAGGCGCTGTGCACCAAGTCCGTGCTCCGCTGGGTCGCCGAAGAGGGCCTTTCGCTGGACACCTGCTCGGGTGGTGAGATCGCCGTGGCGCGTGCGGCCGGCTTCCCCGCGTCGCGGATTCTCTTGCACGGCAACGTGAAGACGCCGGAGGACCTGAAGACCGCGCTCGAGTACGGCGTCGGCCGGATCGTGCTCGACTCGCTCGACGAGATCGAGCAAATCGGCGCGCTGGCGCACGGCAGGCAGAAGGTGCTGATCCGCGTGGTGCCCGGTGTCGACGGTGGCACGCACGCCGCGATCACCACCGGCACCGAGGGGCAGAAGTTCGGCTTTTCGCTGCTGCCGAGGGTCACCGACAACCTCGACCGCGCGGTCGCCGCCGTGCTCGCGCAGCCGTCGCTGCGGTTGACCGGGCTGCACTGCCACCTCGGTTCGCAAGTGTCCAGAGTGGACGCCTACGAGCAGGCGGCGCGGCGGATGGTCGAGGCGCTGGTGCACGTCCGCGCGACCTACGGGCTGGAGCTGACCCACCTGGACCTCGGCGGCGGGCACGCGGTCGACTTCGACCTCGCCGGGTACGCCCGGCGGTTGCGCGTGGCGCTGGCGTACGAGTGCTCGGTGCACGAGTTCCCGATGCCGCGGCTGACCGTCGAACCGGGCCGGGCGATCGTCGCGCGCGCGGGGATCACGGTGTACCGGGTGTGCGCGGTGAAGCGCGGGAGCCGCACGTTCGTCGCGGTCGACGGTGGCATGAGCGACAACCCGCGCCCCGCGCTGTATGGCGCGCGCTACACCGCGCGGCTGGCGAACCGGTACTCGCGCGCGGAACGGCAGCCGATGATGGTGGTCGGGCGGCACTGCGAGTCCGGCGACGTCCTCGCGCACGACGTGCCGTTGCCCGCGGACGTGCACCCGGGCGACTTGATCGCGGTGCCGGGCACGGGGGCGTACCACCACTCGCTGGCGTCGAACTACAACCAGGTCGGACGGCCCCCGCTGGTCAGCGTGCGTGACGGCGTCGCATCCCTGTTGATCCGCCGCGAAACCGAAGAGGACCTGCTGGCGCGCGACCTCGGTTAG
- a CDS encoding SDR family oxidoreductase: MIDTGLADRVVLVTGAASGIGAAIARAFTAEGARVAVHYLGHQEEPPEGVQWSHTVSPVEGEAFEADLADDEAPVRLLDRIEAQLGPVEVLVNNAAHCETPDTIETINGGSLSRHYWVNAIAPALLTAEVARRHRGGTPPCVVNISTDAARAFPGQLGYGTSKAALEAFTRAAALDLAGAGIRVNAVAPGPVQTGWMDADLLDEVRRIVPLGREGLPEDIADAVVFLASHQARWITGQVVQVAGGHAL, from the coding sequence ATGATCGATACCGGCCTCGCCGACCGCGTGGTGCTGGTGACCGGGGCCGCCAGCGGCATCGGCGCGGCGATCGCCCGCGCCTTCACCGCCGAAGGCGCCCGCGTCGCCGTCCACTACCTGGGTCATCAGGAAGAACCACCCGAAGGTGTGCAGTGGTCGCACACGGTGAGTCCGGTCGAGGGTGAAGCGTTCGAAGCCGACCTTGCCGACGACGAAGCGCCGGTGCGCCTGCTCGACCGGATCGAGGCCCAGCTCGGCCCGGTCGAGGTGCTGGTCAACAACGCCGCGCACTGCGAAACGCCGGACACCATCGAGACCATCAACGGCGGCAGCCTGAGCAGGCACTACTGGGTCAACGCGATCGCGCCCGCGCTGCTCACCGCGGAAGTCGCCCGCCGCCACCGCGGCGGCACCCCGCCGTGCGTGGTCAACATCTCCACCGACGCCGCCCGCGCCTTCCCCGGTCAGCTCGGGTACGGCACGTCGAAGGCCGCGCTGGAGGCGTTCACCCGGGCCGCCGCGCTCGACCTCGCGGGCGCCGGGATCCGGGTCAACGCGGTCGCGCCCGGCCCGGTGCAGACCGGCTGGATGGACGCCGACCTGCTCGACGAGGTGCGCCGGATCGTGCCGCTCGGCCGCGAGGGGCTGCCGGAGGACATCGCCGACGCGGTGGTCTTCCTCGCCTCGCACCAGGCCAGGTGGATCACCGGCCAGGTGGTGCAGGTGGCGGGCGGGCACGCGCTCTGA
- a CDS encoding MarR family winged helix-turn-helix transcriptional regulator: MSTFDELTAVLLAVADHTSSRMERTLAELSLTAPLSQALYAIDPDQSPPAMKVLAERLRCDRSSVTFLADRLTERGLAERVPGHRDRRSKALQLTPEGVRVRTAMLYALTEASPLAKLSDADQGMLLLLLRRALAAAEG, encoded by the coding sequence GTGAGCACCTTCGACGAGCTGACCGCGGTCCTGCTCGCGGTCGCCGACCACACCAGCTCGCGGATGGAGCGCACGCTCGCCGAGTTGTCCCTGACCGCCCCGCTCTCGCAGGCGCTCTACGCGATCGACCCGGACCAGTCGCCGCCCGCGATGAAGGTCCTCGCCGAACGGCTGCGCTGCGACCGCTCCAGCGTCACCTTCCTGGCCGACCGGCTGACCGAACGCGGCCTCGCCGAGCGCGTGCCCGGCCACCGCGACCGCCGGTCGAAGGCGCTGCAGCTCACCCCGGAGGGCGTGCGCGTGCGCACCGCCATGCTCTACGCGCTGACCGAGGCCTCCCCGCTGGCCAAGCTGAGCGACGCCGACCAGGGGATGCTCCTGCTCCTGCTGCGCCGCGCGCTAGCTGCGGCAGAGGGTTAG
- a CDS encoding alpha/beta fold hydrolase yields the protein MGLEELTTTVRGRRVRYTTGGFGTPVVFLHDEGTAFRQALEMMTTRRIRVFAPEQPGSDPEWVTEFLHSAGLREPVTLVGHGLCGAVAVRTAHATLHTVQRLVLLDSTGASALRPALEALSRRELPVSLLWSADRTWSWSAMNALNLALGQPGHLLISAGQNWSACLAQVIGDLVRPRLNLGFRPVALTLCRS from the coding sequence ATGGGACTGGAAGAACTGACCACCACGGTCCGTGGTCGCCGGGTCCGCTACACCACGGGTGGCTTCGGCACGCCGGTGGTGTTTCTGCACGACGAGGGCACCGCGTTCCGGCAGGCGCTCGAGATGATGACTACGCGCCGTATCCGGGTGTTCGCCCCGGAGCAACCGGGCAGCGATCCCGAATGGGTGACCGAATTTTTACATTCGGCAGGTCTCCGTGAACCGGTCACCTTGGTCGGGCACGGGCTCTGCGGGGCGGTCGCCGTCCGGACCGCGCACGCCACCCTGCACACCGTGCAGCGGCTGGTGCTGCTCGATTCGACCGGCGCGTCGGCACTGCGCCCGGCGCTCGAGGCCCTGTCGCGGCGCGAGCTGCCGGTCTCGCTGCTGTGGAGCGCGGACCGGACCTGGTCGTGGTCGGCGATGAACGCGCTTAACCTGGCGCTCGGCCAGCCGGGCCACCTGCTGATCTCGGCCGGGCAGAACTGGTCGGCCTGCCTCGCCCAGGTCATCGGTGATCTGGTCCGCCCTAGGCTGAACCTCGGCTTCCGGCCGGTCGCGCTAACCCTCTGCCGCAGCTAG
- a CDS encoding ATP-binding protein, with amino-acid sequence MPVTVVGDEGSTVSTQAAQIDDIRLVALPSAVSCSAMFVRFTLGEWSLDPLIDRAEELVAQLVTASVESAAPSTPGFVLVRLQVRGDCLVIEVEDGQPPETAPELDGDHAGVEPLRNGGKRIWCELPLPIGITAGAVSLPRRNVHRSSVPEPLMTGEPIGADADFLGRILTGLTRTEA; translated from the coding sequence ATGCCGGTCACCGTGGTCGGGGACGAAGGGAGCACGGTGAGCACACAAGCCGCCCAAATCGACGACATCCGACTGGTCGCGCTGCCGAGTGCGGTCAGCTGTTCGGCGATGTTCGTCAGGTTCACGCTCGGGGAATGGTCCCTGGACCCGTTGATCGACCGGGCCGAGGAACTCGTCGCCCAGTTGGTCACCGCGTCGGTCGAGAGCGCCGCCCCGAGCACCCCCGGCTTCGTGCTGGTGCGGCTCCAGGTGCGCGGCGACTGCCTGGTCATCGAGGTCGAGGACGGGCAACCGCCGGAGACCGCGCCCGAGCTGGACGGTGACCACGCCGGCGTCGAGCCGCTGCGCAACGGCGGCAAGCGCATCTGGTGCGAGCTGCCGCTGCCGATCGGCATCACCGCGGGCGCGGTGTCGCTGCCCCGCCGCAACGTGCACCGCTCCTCCGTGCCGGAACCGCTGATGACCGGGGAACCGATCGGCGCGGACGCCGACTTCCTCGGCCGCATCCTCACCGGGCTGACCCGGACCGAGGCCTGA
- a CDS encoding serine/threonine-protein kinase: MTAPAALSAALPQYRIGEEIGSGGMGVVYAGVHRSLGRQVAIKQLPAEIAGKPGLNDRFDHEARVLASLDHPHIVPVYDYVRAGRGSLLVMEKLDGGTVYHRFAAGRVTGEQACAILLATLAGLHAAHTAGVLHLDVKPKNLLFSAGGVLKVADFGIAQVISEGATLVTHGGEVQGTPAYIAPEQAMGNALSPAADVYSAGTVLYELLSGEIPFDNTRGALSMMRQHMFTDPKPIRGVPEPLASVVMRSIARELPGRYREAETFAADLASAATAVYGPGWLERSGVPVLHLTPRVLAALATPHLVPKTPTLTTPRPISPSPKWPVFGAVAALLALLALAFFSPSRLPHVAHEATVVAGAPLPGPATVNLSRPITIEVGNAGDGPVDVRLDLAAANVPLGSASAPAQTTDEGRLVTEVEQPGLSRWIVGGAVTGELRLSRPGEPVEVQRFTLRTEQHPLASAMGAGSLLLALFAAAYLESGLRTLRQGRRWRAAKVAGPVLGAVFGVTAWLFASVLLEHEPSPLFALGAAAAGAVAAACVVLGVRPRSGSAR, from the coding sequence ATGACCGCCCCGGCCGCACTGAGCGCGGCGCTGCCGCAGTACCGGATCGGCGAGGAGATCGGGTCCGGTGGCATGGGCGTGGTCTACGCCGGGGTCCACCGCTCGCTGGGACGGCAGGTGGCGATCAAGCAGCTGCCCGCCGAGATCGCCGGAAAACCGGGCCTGAACGACCGGTTCGACCACGAGGCCCGCGTGCTGGCGAGCCTGGACCACCCGCACATCGTGCCGGTCTACGACTACGTGCGCGCCGGGCGCGGCAGCCTGCTGGTGATGGAGAAACTGGACGGCGGCACGGTCTACCACCGCTTCGCGGCGGGCCGGGTCACCGGCGAACAGGCGTGCGCGATCCTGCTGGCCACGCTCGCCGGGCTGCACGCCGCGCACACCGCCGGCGTGCTGCACCTCGACGTCAAGCCGAAGAACCTGCTGTTCAGCGCGGGCGGGGTGCTGAAGGTGGCGGACTTCGGCATCGCGCAGGTGATCAGCGAGGGCGCCACCCTGGTCACGCACGGCGGCGAGGTGCAGGGCACCCCGGCCTACATCGCGCCGGAGCAGGCGATGGGCAACGCGCTGAGCCCGGCGGCGGACGTCTACTCGGCCGGGACCGTGCTCTACGAACTGCTCAGCGGCGAGATCCCGTTCGACAACACGCGGGGTGCGCTGAGCATGATGCGGCAGCACATGTTCACCGATCCGAAGCCGATCCGGGGAGTGCCGGAGCCGCTGGCGTCGGTGGTCATGCGCAGCATCGCGCGGGAGCTCCCCGGGCGGTATCGCGAGGCGGAAACGTTTGCGGCCGACCTCGCGTCGGCGGCGACGGCGGTCTACGGGCCGGGCTGGCTGGAGCGGTCCGGGGTGCCCGTGCTGCACCTGACGCCCCGGGTCCTCGCGGCGCTGGCGACCCCGCACCTGGTGCCGAAGACACCGACGCTGACCACGCCCCGGCCGATCTCACCCAGCCCGAAGTGGCCGGTTTTCGGTGCGGTAGCGGCGTTGCTGGCCCTCCTCGCACTCGCGTTCTTCTCCCCGAGCCGGTTGCCGCACGTGGCACACGAGGCGACCGTCGTCGCCGGTGCACCACTGCCCGGCCCGGCCACGGTGAACCTGAGCCGGCCGATCACCATCGAGGTCGGCAACGCCGGGGACGGTCCGGTCGACGTCCGGCTCGACCTGGCCGCGGCCAACGTACCGCTCGGCTCGGCTTCCGCACCCGCGCAGACCACGGATGAGGGACGCCTGGTCACCGAGGTGGAGCAGCCGGGCCTGTCGCGGTGGATCGTCGGCGGGGCGGTGACCGGTGAGCTGCGGTTGTCCCGGCCGGGGGAACCGGTCGAGGTGCAGCGCTTCACCCTGCGCACCGAGCAGCACCCGCTGGCCAGCGCGATGGGGGCGGGCAGCCTGCTGCTCGCGTTGTTCGCCGCCGCCTACCTCGAATCCGGCCTGCGCACCCTGCGCCAGGGACGGCGCTGGCGGGCGGCGAAGGTGGCCGGTCCGGTGCTGGGCGCGGTGTTCGGCGTGACGGCGTGGCTGTTCGCCTCGGTGCTGCTGGAGCACGAACCGTCGCCGTTGTTCGCGCTGGGCGCGGCGGCGGCCGGTGCGGTCGCGGCCGCGTGCGTGGTGCTCGGGGTCAGGCCTCGGTCCGGGTCAGCCCGGTGA